From the Pseudodesulfovibrio alkaliphilus genome, one window contains:
- a CDS encoding ABC transporter ATP-binding protein: protein MTQERPIAPLAELRGITRSFVQADRETPVLRGISLTLERGDFLALMGSSGSGKSTLLHILGVLDQPDSGTYHLNGHNVAGLDDEEASLVRSRFIGFVFQSFYLMPQASALENVMLPGMYTGEGLPSMRKRAMALLDQVGLADRADHTPAQLSGGQQQRVSLARALFNGPDLLLADEPTGQLDAATSTEILTLLQEINASGTSIVVVTHDPQTAQVARRCIRVHDGLVVPDDMNDASGCASVQG, encoded by the coding sequence ATGACGCAGGAGCGCCCCATCGCCCCCCTGGCCGAATTGCGCGGCATCACCCGCAGCTTTGTTCAGGCGGATCGGGAGACTCCGGTGCTGCGCGGCATCTCGCTCACCCTGGAGCGCGGGGACTTTCTCGCCCTGATGGGCAGCTCCGGGTCGGGAAAATCCACCCTGCTCCACATTCTGGGCGTTCTCGACCAGCCCGATTCCGGAACCTACCATCTCAACGGCCACAATGTCGCCGGGCTGGATGACGAAGAGGCCAGCCTGGTCCGCAGCCGCTTCATCGGGTTCGTTTTCCAGAGTTTCTACCTCATGCCCCAGGCATCGGCCCTTGAAAACGTCATGCTGCCCGGGATGTATACCGGCGAGGGTCTGCCCTCCATGCGCAAGCGGGCCATGGCCCTGCTTGATCAGGTGGGGCTGGCCGACAGGGCGGACCACACCCCGGCCCAGCTATCGGGGGGACAACAGCAACGGGTGTCCCTGGCCAGGGCCTTGTTCAACGGCCCGGACCTCCTCCTGGCTGACGAGCCCACCGGCCAGCTCGACGCAGCCACCAGCACCGAGATATTGACCCTGCTCCAGGAGATCAACGCCTCGGGAACCAGCATCGTGGTCGTGACCCACGATCCCCAGACCGCCCAGGTCGCCAGGCGGTGCATCCGGGTTCACGACGGCCTTGTGGTGCCGGATGACATGAACGATGCCTCCGGCTGCGCTTCGGTTCAGGGGTAG
- a CDS encoding HlyD family secretion protein yields the protein MMKVKAYAGTTLSWVASRWQALRQRRLVLLAAGVAILLFLAVGFRMAGSGAYEVKVLETGRVTRGNLERVLTATGIIKPEEGAEVKTGTRVTGVIETLHVKLGDEVVKGQTVAVMDKREQEAECRKLESELGALQMELALLNETQPLKMQEAVAGVSKARAEVEHAEVTYNRIEELAKTKSVAQAELDRESKDRITARQNKVVQETTRKKLATSYGLERARLEHSINVAAAELESALIRLSYATIVSPIDGVVSGITAQEGETVVAGLQVADLISVLDVSRLELRVYVDENDIGEVKLGDTVRFRVGAYPDRWFSGQVALIHPGPEIRNNIVYYRALVRLTPDTARALRPEMTAHCEMVVGEKKNALLVPNAAFKWVGPRRILLVTDSQGQPRPREAVTGLVGRTNTEVLEGLEEGEVVVTRAELPDILPRAWEPAP from the coding sequence ATGATGAAAGTGAAAGCCTATGCGGGCACGACGTTGTCCTGGGTTGCTTCGCGCTGGCAGGCCCTTCGACAGCGCCGCCTTGTCCTCTTGGCGGCGGGCGTGGCGATTCTGCTCTTCCTCGCGGTCGGCTTCCGCATGGCCGGCAGTGGGGCGTACGAGGTCAAGGTCCTGGAAACAGGACGGGTCACACGCGGCAACCTTGAGCGCGTGCTCACCGCCACCGGCATCATCAAACCCGAGGAGGGGGCCGAGGTCAAAACCGGCACCCGCGTGACGGGTGTGATCGAGACGCTGCATGTGAAGTTGGGCGACGAGGTGGTCAAAGGCCAGACCGTCGCCGTCATGGACAAGCGTGAACAAGAGGCCGAATGCCGCAAGCTGGAGTCGGAGCTGGGGGCATTGCAGATGGAACTTGCGCTCCTGAATGAAACGCAGCCGCTCAAGATGCAGGAGGCTGTGGCCGGGGTGAGCAAGGCCAGGGCCGAAGTCGAGCACGCCGAGGTCACATACAATCGCATCGAGGAACTGGCGAAAACGAAAAGCGTGGCCCAGGCGGAACTGGACAGGGAGTCCAAGGATCGGATCACGGCCAGGCAGAACAAGGTCGTGCAGGAAACGACGCGGAAAAAGCTGGCGACCAGCTACGGACTGGAAAGGGCCCGGTTGGAGCATTCCATCAATGTGGCGGCCGCAGAGCTCGAATCCGCGCTGATTCGTCTCTCGTATGCGACCATCGTCAGCCCCATCGACGGGGTGGTCAGTGGCATCACCGCCCAGGAGGGGGAAACCGTGGTGGCCGGGTTGCAGGTGGCGGACCTGATCTCGGTCCTCGATGTTTCCCGCCTGGAGCTTCGCGTCTACGTGGACGAGAACGACATCGGCGAAGTCAAGCTCGGCGATACCGTCCGTTTCCGGGTGGGCGCCTATCCTGACAGATGGTTCTCCGGGCAGGTGGCCCTCATCCACCCCGGCCCCGAGATCCGCAACAACATCGTCTATTACCGGGCGCTGGTCCGCCTGACGCCGGACACGGCCCGGGCGCTTCGACCGGAGATGACGGCCCACTGCGAAATGGTGGTGGGCGAAAAGAAGAACGCCCTGCTCGTTCCCAACGCGGCGTTCAAATGGGTCGGGCCGCGCCGCATCCTGCTGGTGACGGATTCGCAGGGCCAGCCCCGGCCACGCGAGGCAGTCACCGGGCTGGTGGGCCGGACGAACACGGAAGTGCTTGAGGGACTGGAGGAAGGCGAGGTTGTCGTCACCAGGGCGGAATTGCCCGACATCCTGCCAAGAGCATGGGAGCCCGCACCATGA
- a CDS encoding MATE family efflux transporter, whose translation MSIVSALRRETPIILPLFLPILISQYAGIANGVIDTAMAGALGTVELASIAVGAAIWVPFFAFILGTLYGLLIFVSQAFGAGDSESVNASTQQGMYLGVALGLLTTLILYLIASNISLFGVEAEIAEPASRYIKAVIWSIPVACMVFAVRFYCEGQKAVMPVTIIAVISVGFKILFNYMFMFGNFGMPAMGVAGCGLATICEYTAFLLMLVGYVSLAPRFSKQRLFGRLHHPNFSSILEITKKGVPIGLCFTSEFLIFSVMVMFISQEGAVAAAAHQIAFNCMILFFSMAAAFSSAACIRVGNLFGGGDKEKLRHAVSGIVSLSALIGCLLMAGMIFKAQELASLFTSDALVIPLAVSILYVAAFFQIADSMQVCLNGVLRGVGDVSVPFLYTTIAYWGIGIPLGYVLAGMPLPLGLAIPMNFGVVGWWLALTVALFIATAALGWRMRVMLWGKAGPVENLVAAQSNA comes from the coding sequence ATGTCCATCGTAAGTGCCCTGCGCAGGGAAACGCCCATAATACTGCCGTTGTTCCTGCCTATCCTGATCTCGCAATACGCAGGCATCGCCAATGGCGTCATCGATACGGCCATGGCCGGAGCGCTGGGCACCGTGGAGCTGGCCAGCATCGCCGTCGGGGCGGCCATCTGGGTGCCTTTTTTCGCTTTTATCCTCGGTACGCTATACGGCCTGCTCATTTTCGTCTCCCAGGCTTTCGGGGCAGGGGACAGCGAGAGCGTCAACGCCTCCACGCAGCAGGGCATGTATCTCGGGGTGGCGCTGGGACTCCTGACCACGCTGATTCTGTACCTGATCGCGTCGAACATTTCCCTGTTCGGCGTGGAGGCCGAGATTGCCGAACCGGCGAGCCGATACATCAAGGCGGTCATCTGGTCGATCCCAGTGGCCTGCATGGTCTTTGCCGTGCGGTTTTATTGCGAGGGGCAAAAGGCGGTCATGCCGGTCACGATCATTGCCGTCATTTCGGTCGGGTTCAAGATTCTATTCAACTACATGTTCATGTTCGGCAACTTCGGAATGCCCGCCATGGGTGTCGCCGGGTGCGGTTTGGCGACCATTTGCGAATACACGGCCTTCCTGCTCATGCTTGTGGGCTACGTGAGCCTTGCACCCCGGTTCTCCAAACAACGCCTCTTTGGCCGTCTGCACCATCCCAACTTTTCTTCCATCCTTGAAATCACCAAGAAAGGGGTGCCCATCGGTCTGTGCTTCACTTCCGAGTTCCTTATTTTTTCGGTCATGGTCATGTTCATCAGCCAGGAGGGTGCGGTGGCGGCTGCGGCCCATCAGATTGCCTTCAACTGCATGATCCTGTTCTTCAGCATGGCCGCCGCCTTCTCAAGCGCCGCCTGCATCCGGGTGGGCAACCTCTTCGGTGGCGGCGACAAGGAGAAGCTGCGCCATGCCGTTTCGGGCATCGTGTCCTTAAGCGCCCTGATCGGCTGCCTGCTGATGGCGGGTATGATCTTCAAGGCCCAGGAACTGGCCTCGCTCTTCACAAGTGACGCTCTTGTCATCCCGCTGGCCGTTTCCATTCTTTACGTGGCCGCCTTCTTCCAGATCGCGGATTCCATGCAGGTCTGCCTCAACGGCGTTCTGCGCGGGGTCGGCGATGTCTCGGTTCCCTTCCTGTACACGACGATAGCCTATTGGGGCATCGGCATCCCGCTTGGCTACGTTCTTGCGGGCATGCCGCTTCCCCTCGGGCTGGCCATCCCGATGAATTTCGGGGTTGTCGGGTGGTGGCTCGCCCTCACGGTGGCCCTTTTCATCGCCACTGCCGCGCTTGGATGGCGGATGCGCGTGATGCTCTGGGGCAAGGCCGGGCCGGTGGAGAACCTCGTGGCGGCCCAAAGCAATGCCTGA
- a CDS encoding helix-turn-helix transcriptional regulator, which yields MTTIVNTDQCKTFSELQGMADSNALNENMGRLSEKSEVLEGSGVLFAPLPGFFFGSCGPMRVESPLLQSVYFDEHAFAVMLVLDGSAKYTVAGKEEFSVSLCKNMVIAGCWEDAEVRTIYPKQESYSHIGFLVSQTVLEAYFGKAASKQIRDLIRKKGNAANIVAGPALSDTVLHVQKAIVDIQNGSVADLLALRGGALNCFVKLVDAISHLGTNLASYPPNQTDVERIAALKEYIDTNFLEVDTVRDVHSRFGMSLSKANNLFKSQYGVTIAQYIHGCKMAYAYSRLVARECNVTECAMEVGYSNISHFITSFKRTYNLTPKAVTRLHVPLTQGMENCARV from the coding sequence ATGACGACTATTGTGAATACCGATCAGTGCAAAACTTTTTCAGAGCTGCAGGGCATGGCCGATTCCAATGCCTTGAACGAGAATATGGGGAGGCTGTCCGAAAAAAGTGAAGTGCTGGAGGGCAGCGGGGTGCTATTTGCACCTCTTCCTGGATTTTTCTTTGGCTCGTGCGGGCCAATGAGGGTGGAATCCCCGCTGCTGCAAAGTGTGTATTTTGACGAGCATGCGTTCGCGGTGATGCTTGTGCTCGACGGTTCGGCGAAATACACGGTGGCAGGGAAGGAAGAGTTCTCGGTTTCTCTATGCAAGAACATGGTCATTGCCGGGTGCTGGGAGGACGCCGAGGTGCGAACAATTTACCCCAAGCAGGAGTCCTATAGCCACATCGGATTCCTGGTGTCCCAAACTGTCCTGGAGGCATACTTCGGCAAGGCGGCAAGCAAGCAGATTCGCGATCTCATACGGAAGAAAGGCAATGCTGCAAACATCGTCGCCGGTCCTGCCCTTTCAGATACTGTCCTCCATGTCCAGAAGGCGATCGTGGATATTCAGAACGGTTCGGTTGCAGACTTGCTGGCCTTGCGTGGGGGCGCTCTGAATTGCTTTGTCAAGCTCGTGGACGCTATTTCGCACCTTGGGACGAACTTGGCCTCGTACCCGCCCAATCAGACAGACGTGGAGCGAATAGCTGCATTGAAAGAATACATCGATACCAACTTCTTGGAGGTCGATACGGTCAGGGACGTGCATTCCCGATTCGGCATGAGCCTTTCCAAAGCCAATAATCTGTTCAAGTCCCAGTATGGTGTCACCATTGCCCAGTACATCCACGGGTGCAAAATGGCATATGCGTATTCGAGACTTGTGGCCAGGGAGTGCAATGTGACCGAATGCGCCATGGAAGTTGGATACTCCAACATCAGCCATTTCATCACGTCGTTTAAAAGAACGTACAACCTGACGCCAAAGGCCGTCACCAGACTTCACGTCCCTCTGACTCAAGGCATGGAGAACTGCGCCAGGGTATAG
- the tnpB gene encoding IS66 family insertion sequence element accessory protein TnpB, giving the protein MNLLGSQTRVWLVLGSTDMRKAINGLSLMVADRLGHDAFSGHLRKTG; this is encoded by the coding sequence ATGAACCTTCTGGGCTCGCAGACCCGGGTCTGGCTGGTGCTTGGCTCCACCGACATGCGCAAGGCAATCAACGGCCTCTCTCTGATGGTCGCCGACCGTCTCGGCCACGACGCCTTTTCCGGCCACCTTCGCAAGACGGGCTGA
- the tnpA gene encoding IS66 family insertion sequence element accessory protein TnpA produces the protein MRKLKVERTSHGLSQAEFSRQAGFSSRLFGYWKRRLEQKQGASGVQAVVAVPMPHAFEPKTGHQPIIVHAWHGVRLEIPDDFHPGALEKILLVLGRLA, from the coding sequence TTGCGCAAGCTGAAAGTGGAGCGGACGAGCCACGGGTTGAGCCAAGCTGAGTTCAGCAGGCAGGCCGGGTTTTCCAGCAGATTGTTTGGCTATTGGAAGCGGCGGCTTGAGCAGAAGCAGGGTGCCAGCGGCGTCCAGGCTGTCGTTGCCGTGCCGATGCCCCATGCGTTTGAGCCAAAAACCGGGCATCAGCCGATCATCGTCCATGCCTGGCACGGCGTTCGCCTGGAGATTCCCGACGACTTCCACCCCGGAGCGCTGGAGAAGATTCTCCTGGTGCTGGGGCGATTGGCATGA
- a CDS encoding helix-turn-helix domain-containing protein — MGNTSLASKALSIDAARTLKQLGADIKEARVRRGMTQVELATRASTSHATLIRLERGEPSVGLGILVQVLDVLGLVEGLARVADPDTDEVGKSLQQMKSPKRVRARKRDDLDF, encoded by the coding sequence ATGGGAAACACATCACTCGCAAGCAAGGCATTGTCCATCGACGCCGCCAGGACGTTGAAACAGCTGGGTGCTGACATCAAGGAGGCGCGCGTGCGCCGGGGGATGACGCAGGTCGAGCTGGCCACACGGGCATCGACCAGCCATGCCACGTTGATCCGGTTGGAGCGCGGCGAGCCGTCTGTGGGCCTCGGCATCCTGGTGCAGGTGCTGGACGTGCTGGGCCTGGTGGAAGGGCTCGCCAGGGTGGCCGACCCGGACACGGACGAGGTGGGGAAGTCTCTCCAGCAGATGAAAAGCCCGAAACGGGTCCGCGCCAGGAAGCGTGACGACCTTGACTTCTAG
- a CDS encoding type II toxin-antitoxin system HipA family toxin: MATDKTYVYLHLGGEFVPAGLLTMHQDGREVVSTFAYGRRYLERKDAAPVDPLQLPLGRNEHHAKGVFRAFQDASPDGWGRHLLDRAAERDGVVPSEFDYLTVLNQADRIGALAFGPDLNGPRPATPAWRPEEIPGDRLDLGEMLRDVDAVLNHEDLPAGQRRFLIRGSSLGGAQPKAAIEYEGRPWIAKFSRELEQWPTCRIELAAMRLAEKCGIRVPECRVVDVGGRDVFLTARFDREGDPPMRRHFLSAMTLTGADSLTDGTYGDIALAIRRFGVADHLKADLGELFRRMVFNILCNNWDDHLKNHGFLYDPASGKWRLSPAYDIVPQPRRDGDDASRLTLGIGKQGRVATLDNALSRCADFDLDLPKAREISHGMAALVRATWREQNDRAGVPEMKSRLIEEAYRDAISGREEDLP, encoded by the coding sequence ATGGCCACGGACAAGACCTACGTCTATCTCCACCTCGGCGGCGAGTTCGTCCCGGCAGGGCTGCTGACCATGCACCAGGATGGCCGGGAGGTGGTCTCCACCTTCGCCTATGGCCGCCGCTATCTGGAACGAAAGGATGCCGCGCCGGTTGATCCGCTCCAGTTGCCGCTGGGGCGGAACGAACACCACGCCAAGGGCGTTTTCCGGGCGTTTCAGGACGCCAGCCCGGATGGCTGGGGCCGCCATCTGCTGGATCGGGCTGCGGAACGGGACGGGGTTGTCCCCTCGGAATTCGACTACCTGACCGTCCTGAACCAGGCGGACCGCATCGGGGCCCTCGCCTTTGGCCCGGACCTGAATGGCCCGCGCCCGGCCACCCCTGCTTGGCGGCCCGAGGAAATCCCCGGCGACCGGCTCGACCTGGGCGAAATGCTCCGGGACGTGGATGCGGTCCTCAATCACGAGGACTTGCCCGCAGGTCAGCGGCGCTTCCTGATCCGAGGCTCGTCCTTGGGCGGCGCACAACCCAAGGCAGCCATCGAGTACGAGGGGCGGCCCTGGATCGCCAAGTTCTCACGCGAGTTGGAACAATGGCCGACCTGCCGCATCGAACTGGCGGCAATGCGGCTGGCCGAGAAGTGCGGCATCCGAGTTCCCGAGTGCCGGGTGGTGGACGTGGGCGGGCGGGACGTCTTCCTGACCGCACGATTCGACCGGGAAGGAGACCCGCCCATGCGCCGTCATTTCCTGTCGGCCATGACGCTCACCGGGGCAGACAGCCTGACAGACGGCACATACGGCGATATCGCCCTGGCCATCCGCCGTTTCGGGGTGGCGGACCACCTCAAGGCGGACCTTGGGGAGCTGTTCCGCCGCATGGTCTTCAACATCCTGTGCAACAACTGGGACGACCATCTCAAGAACCACGGTTTCCTGTATGATCCGGCAAGCGGCAAATGGCGACTCTCGCCCGCATACGACATAGTGCCCCAACCCCGGCGCGACGGCGACGACGCCAGCCGCCTGACCCTGGGCATCGGCAAACAGGGCCGGGTCGCCACCCTCGACAACGCGTTGTCACGGTGCGCCGATTTCGACCTCGATTTGCCCAAAGCCCGTGAGATATCCCACGGCATGGCGGCATTGGTGCGCGCAACCTGGCGGGAGCAGAACGATCGGGCGGGTGTGCCGGAGATGAAAAGTCGGTTGATCGAGGAGGCGTACCGGGACGCCATTTCAGGGCGCGAAGAGGATCTACCTTAA
- a CDS encoding PAS domain S-box protein, whose amino-acid sequence MKKTVLSFARKTLTLTVPVVAVFALVLGITGIALYDYGERLLGEPQSRQIEVEAALIASRLEEAASDMRFLAHSHTMNTWLNNPTFDQLELLGFDFLHLVRDKDLLLQVRLLGINGDELIRAEVDAAERAFLRPVQDLQNKAGRTYFGLAMELPHGALHVSRFDLNMENGLVERPFRPTVRLSMPLFDDENIRRGVLVFNLRGAAILDWLSEISGQEGWQFLVTNDQGYWLKGPAPDQEWGFMLPQRASENMGNAYPDAWESISWSESGRIATEEGLFIFTSILPSRAMLGMRSPHRGSAELSGVESGDTRWVLVAHLPPGELARHTASLGSPLFISFGVGSIIIILFSLLLVRVHERLVKAKNHEENQSKELVESVMKMGELVKANRRVISQLHEANAKLESVLHAATQVAVIATDPHGTITMFNAGAENLLGYPAKEMIGLHTPEAFHLPEEVKERGQELTEALGREVAGFEVFVESARQGGFESREWTFVRKDGSRLDMELVVTPIRSGMTTTGYLGIAVDVTQRNKALRQLEYNRARLDGIVSAAVDGIFTMDTRGFITTANKAGAALFGYAPEEIVGRKVNMLMDEPHRTEHDRYLEKYLTSGEPSVINVGGREVPGCRRDGSIFALELAVSEVRTETQHFFTGIMRDITERKKAEKALMQANKALVEKQRILDEDMAAAAQIQLSLLPNKAPTARGFSMDWLFLPSNHVGGDVFNILPLPGGRIGLYLIDVSGHGPAAAMVTVSVSQIMQPGSEFVQDERGHLEPDEVLRRVDRAIPLDRFDRFCTMFYMIFDPAVRTIVSSGAGHPPPILARPGHPPIPLSAGGTVIGLGEPVPFVSQRTEVRKGDVLLLYTDGCTEHANSAGQQFGHTRLENVLTASLHLEPDAILEQLRLELERFGEGAEPEDDISLICIKFNDD is encoded by the coding sequence ATGAAGAAGACGGTTCTTTCCTTCGCCCGAAAAACACTGACACTGACTGTGCCGGTGGTGGCTGTCTTTGCGCTTGTGCTTGGTATAACCGGAATCGCTCTTTACGACTATGGGGAGCGGCTTCTGGGGGAACCCCAATCGAGGCAGATCGAGGTGGAGGCGGCGCTCATCGCGTCCCGCCTGGAAGAGGCCGCCTCGGACATGCGTTTTCTGGCGCATAGCCACACCATGAACACCTGGCTGAATAACCCCACCTTCGATCAGTTGGAGTTGCTGGGTTTCGACTTCCTGCACCTGGTCCGAGACAAGGACCTGCTGCTTCAGGTCCGACTTCTCGGGATCAACGGGGATGAATTGATCCGGGCCGAGGTGGACGCGGCAGAGCGTGCTTTTTTGCGGCCAGTCCAAGATCTGCAGAACAAGGCGGGACGGACTTACTTTGGCTTGGCCATGGAACTGCCCCATGGCGCCCTCCATGTGTCCCGGTTTGACCTGAATATGGAAAACGGTCTCGTTGAGCGACCTTTTCGCCCCACAGTGCGTCTGTCCATGCCGCTTTTCGACGACGAGAACATCCGTCGTGGTGTACTGGTATTCAATCTGCGCGGGGCAGCCATCCTTGATTGGCTGAGTGAAATTTCCGGCCAAGAAGGCTGGCAATTTTTGGTGACCAATGACCAAGGGTATTGGTTGAAGGGGCCTGCCCCGGATCAGGAGTGGGGATTCATGCTCCCCCAAAGAGCATCTGAAAACATGGGCAACGCCTACCCGGATGCCTGGGAATCAATCAGCTGGAGTGAGTCGGGACGCATAGCCACCGAGGAAGGACTCTTTATTTTCACCAGCATCCTCCCCTCGCGGGCGATGCTTGGAATGAGGTCTCCACACCGGGGCTCCGCCGAACTGTCTGGAGTTGAATCAGGCGACACCCGGTGGGTTCTCGTTGCACATCTGCCACCCGGCGAATTGGCGAGACACACCGCTTCGCTGGGGAGTCCTCTCTTCATCTCCTTCGGTGTCGGAAGCATCATTATCATATTGTTCTCGCTACTGTTGGTCCGGGTGCACGAGCGACTGGTAAAAGCCAAAAACCATGAAGAAAACCAGTCCAAAGAGCTCGTGGAAAGCGTCATGAAGATGGGAGAGCTGGTCAAGGCCAACAGGCGTGTCATTTCCCAGCTTCACGAGGCCAACGCAAAGCTCGAAAGCGTGCTGCACGCCGCGACCCAAGTGGCCGTCATTGCCACCGATCCCCACGGGACCATAACCATGTTCAATGCCGGAGCCGAGAACCTGCTGGGCTATCCGGCCAAGGAAATGATCGGCTTGCATACGCCCGAAGCCTTTCACCTGCCCGAGGAAGTGAAGGAGCGTGGCCAAGAGTTGACCGAGGCCCTGGGCCGTGAGGTGGCAGGCTTTGAGGTGTTCGTGGAATCAGCCCGGCAGGGCGGGTTTGAAAGCCGTGAGTGGACCTTTGTGCGCAAAGACGGCTCACGGCTCGACATGGAGCTTGTGGTGACCCCGATCCGCAGTGGGATGACCACGACGGGGTATCTCGGCATCGCCGTGGACGTGACCCAGCGCAACAAGGCGCTTCGGCAGCTCGAATACAACCGGGCCAGACTCGACGGCATCGTGAGCGCTGCCGTGGACGGGATCTTCACTATGGACACCAGAGGATTCATCACCACGGCGAACAAGGCCGGGGCGGCGCTTTTTGGCTACGCGCCAGAAGAGATCGTGGGCCGCAAGGTGAACATGCTCATGGACGAGCCGCATCGAACCGAGCACGATAGGTATCTCGAAAAATACCTGACCAGCGGCGAACCCTCGGTCATCAACGTGGGCGGGCGAGAGGTGCCGGGGTGCCGCCGCGATGGCAGCATCTTTGCGTTGGAACTTGCCGTCAGCGAAGTGCGAACGGAAACCCAGCACTTCTTCACCGGCATCATGCGCGACATTACCGAGCGCAAAAAAGCCGAGAAGGCGTTGATGCAGGCCAACAAAGCCCTTGTCGAGAAACAGCGCATCCTTGACGAAGACATGGCCGCCGCGGCCCAGATTCAACTCAGTCTGCTCCCTAACAAGGCTCCCACGGCACGGGGGTTCTCCATGGACTGGCTCTTCCTGCCCAGCAATCACGTGGGCGGGGATGTCTTCAACATCCTGCCCCTGCCCGGCGGGCGGATCGGACTCTATCTCATTGACGTGAGCGGACACGGCCCGGCAGCGGCCATGGTCACGGTTTCCGTGTCCCAGATCATGCAGCCAGGGTCGGAATTCGTGCAGGACGAAAGGGGCCACCTTGAACCGGATGAGGTCCTGCGCAGGGTGGATCGGGCCATCCCCCTGGATCGTTTCGACCGCTTCTGCACCATGTTCTATATGATTTTCGACCCTGCGGTGCGTACCATTGTCTCCTCCGGTGCAGGCCACCCTCCGCCGATTCTGGCACGACCCGGACATCCCCCCATCCCGCTGTCGGCGGGTGGAACGGTGATAGGTTTGGGCGAGCCGGTGCCGTTCGTCTCGCAGCGAACCGAGGTCCGGAAGGGAGACGTGCTTCTCCTGTACACCGATGGTTGCACCGAGCACGCAAACTCCGCCGGGCAACAGTTCGGTCATACCCGACTGGAAAACGTGCTGACGGCCTCCCTCCATCTGGAACCGGACGCCATTCTGGAGCAACTGCGGCTGGAATTGGAGCGTTTCGGCGAAGGAGCCGAGCCGGAGGACGACATCTCGCTGATCTGCATCAAGTTCAACGACGACTGA
- a CDS encoding STAS domain-containing protein has translation MEERTMGNAVILRPREERLDAANSGLLKSRFVDMVNDGHRSFVIDLSAVDFMDSTGLAALMSCLKTLGGQGEIVLASLTGKVRKLFALTRLDQGVFRLFASTEEALAALDGKGG, from the coding sequence ATGGAAGAACGGACCATGGGCAATGCGGTGATCCTGCGACCCAGGGAGGAAAGGTTGGACGCAGCCAATTCCGGACTGCTCAAGAGTCGCTTTGTGGACATGGTCAACGACGGCCATCGTTCCTTCGTCATCGACCTTTCAGCAGTGGACTTCATGGACTCCACGGGGTTGGCGGCCCTCATGAGCTGTCTAAAAACTCTGGGCGGCCAGGGGGAGATCGTTCTGGCGTCGCTCACCGGGAAGGTGCGCAAGCTCTTTGCGCTGACCCGGCTCGATCAGGGCGTGTTCCGCCTCTTTGCCTCCACCGAGGAAGCCTTGGCTGCCTTGGATGGCAAAGGAGGCTGA
- a CDS encoding ATP-binding protein — protein sequence MPGISLSIPSRADAVRWACLAIRGLLQGVTLDDEEKYHVELAVSEAATNSLRHAYNGEPGHEIGLRVSIDREKVVVEIVDTGRSLDPCLLECACLPPETEARQDSGGRGLFLIREVMDEVRVGRVDGRNVLRMTKSHKGLK from the coding sequence ATGCCCGGCATCTCTCTCTCCATTCCGAGCCGGGCCGATGCCGTGCGCTGGGCCTGTCTTGCAATTCGCGGTCTTTTGCAAGGTGTAACGTTGGATGACGAGGAGAAGTATCATGTGGAACTGGCCGTGAGCGAAGCGGCCACCAACTCCCTGCGTCACGCCTACAACGGCGAGCCGGGTCACGAGATCGGACTTCGGGTCTCCATTGATCGGGAAAAGGTGGTGGTTGAGATCGTCGACACCGGCAGGTCGCTTGATCCCTGCCTGCTGGAATGCGCCTGCCTTCCGCCGGAAACGGAAGCCCGTCAGGACTCCGGGGGGCGGGGCCTCTTTCTCATCCGCGAGGTCATGGACGAGGTCCGGGTCGGACGGGTGGACGGGCGCAACGTGCTGCGCATGACCAAAAGCCACAAAGGGTTGAAGTAG